A single region of the Nicotiana sylvestris chromosome 6, ASM39365v2, whole genome shotgun sequence genome encodes:
- the LOC138870350 gene encoding uncharacterized protein encodes MPYHPVGNGQAESMNKVIIKNLKKRLEESKGNWPKVLPGVLWAYRITTKISTGEIPFSLIYGAEAVITVEIGEPSMRYTQTTEESNEEEMRINLDLLEERREAALIRMAAQKQVMDRYYNRKARLRYFKIRDFVLKKVFQSMRAANA; translated from the coding sequence ATGCCTtaccatccggtgggtaatggacaagctgaatcaatgaataaagtcattatcaagaATCTGAAGAAAAGGTTGGAGGAATCCAAAGGCAATTGGCCAAAGGTGTTACCTGGAGTCTTGTGGGCTTATCGAATAACCACTAAAATAAGTACGGGGGAAATACCATTCTCACTTATATATGGAGCTGAAGCCGTAATCACAGTCGAGATAGGGGAGCCAAGCATGAGATATACACAAACAACCGAGGAGTCAAATGAAGAAGAAATGCGAATAaacctagatttacttgaagagAGGagggaagctgcattaataaggatggcagcGCAAAAACAAGTTATGGATCGATACTATAACCGGAAAGCTCGTCTCAGATACTTCAAGATTAGGGACTtcgtactcaagaaagttttccAATCAATGAGGGCAGCTAATGCATGA